A window of the Henckelia pumila isolate YLH828 chromosome 3, ASM3356847v2, whole genome shotgun sequence genome harbors these coding sequences:
- the LOC140887757 gene encoding TSL-kinase interacting protein 1 codes for MVSQVSIDCEILLGSENLGSDGGDSSVPPSAQDQAAAPMPIKKQTRQWAAWTRQEEESFFAALRQVGKNFEKITSRVQSKNKDQVRHYYYRLVRRMNKLLGPELCLDAKNSKDTNAAMLRWWSLLEKYSCKASKLHLKPRRFKIFLETLENQLLKDRKRNIRKRLPGGENHSSTAYVPASNEVRTSGHDSRAVKLVLVDSQNIQKVGSGKGSMLKRHVNAEMMNRAKVDPTSVKAAKHRRKTGIASAAAYKRWETAAIAGVSLVADAAEHLERVNSNKDIEIGHDGSQQNVEMVNTLPVSSQTLFNENNIQNSAKLKLQLFPIDESTRKTLETEQHNPHLELTLSSRKKISSVFEHLSRKWGNSSFNAQELMLFPYWAQGENLVGYQRWTKDCSLCAVDIYHLIGSPPIFRLRYGWFSKAAVELETAQTLSHANLIEQTLNTNLANEQNFQTEHLFSFHDCQIASTGQNNAHVPSSTCAPNEMVERCGSDVNISRYYSEAVDMSLPRRDAGASAVTRQVEKMKGVTLSSGEWADSLTNISVGDLLSESAQNMDINCSDFPVPVNSDCHSQIPFSCDSFDAAVAAHIYKHQNKVDFQHRVQSHVPSIWEAEETCDAFAFQTNGPLRDDSHGASKNDSPEACVQATKGNLVTYKEVEELPEVEKLTSTNPDCGDLIGNCGPSYNSENGTKDIGGITDIYWPDSLGPLDLDIPTCRYHSDDLIFSDSLGGLNRLVANSLDVFQSCSLFGLDKKEPAPTAETRQNATVSDFKIGNEV; via the exons ATGGTGTCTCAGGTTTCCATAGATTGTGAGATTCTACTTGGGTCTGAGAATCTTGGAAGTGATGGAGGGGATTCTAGTGTACCCCCATCTGCACAAGATCAAGCTGCTGCGCCAATGCCCA TAAAAAAGCAAACAAGGCAATGGGCTGCTTGGACTCGTCAAGAGGAAGAAAGCTTTTTTGCTGCTCTACGGCAAGTTGGCAAG AATTTCGAGAAAATCACTTCCCGCGTTCAGAGTAAAAACAAGGATcag GTCAGACATTATTATTATCGGCTTGTAAGACGAATGAACAAGTTGCTTGGCCCTGAACTTTGTCTTGATGCCAAAAACTCAAAAGATACCAACGCTGCTATGCTTCGATG GTGGTCGTTACTGGAAAAGTATAGCTGCAAAGCCTCTAAGCTTCACTTGAAACCTCGAAGATTTAAGATATTTCTGGAGACTCTG GAGAATCAACTCTTGAAAGATAGGAAGAGGAACATAAGGAAACGACTTCCTGGTGGAGAAAATCATTCTTCTACGGCCTATGTCCCTGCCTCAAATGAGGTCAGAACATCAGGTCACGACAGTCGTGCTGTGAAATTGGTTCTCGTAGACAGCCAAAACATCCAAAAAGTTGGATCTGGAAAAGGATCTATGTTGAAGCGCCATGTAAATGCAGAGATGATGAATCGTGCTAAAGTAGACCCAACCTCTGTGAAAGCTGCAAAGCATCGACGCAAAACAG GCAttgcatctgcagctgcatatAAAAGATGGGAGACAGCTGCCATTGCTGGGGTTTCATTGGTAGCTGATGCTGCTGAACATTTGGAACGAGTGAACTCCAACAAAGATATTGAAATTG GTCATGATGGCTCTCAGCAAAATGTGGAAATGGTGAACACTTTACCTGTATCTTCACAAACATTGTTCAACGAGAATAACATTCAGAACTCTGCAAAACTCAAGCTACAGTTGTTCCCAATTGATGAAAGCACTCGGAAAACCTTGGAGACG GAACAACACAATCCCCATCTGGAACTTACTTTGAGCTCACGAAAGAAAATATCATCTGTGTTTGAGCATCTAAGTAGAAAATGGGGTAACTCAAGCTTTAATGCACAAGAGCTGATGCTTTTTCCTTACTGGGCACAAGGGGAAAACCTGGTGGGATATCAGAGGTGGACTAAGGATTGTTCTCTTTGTGCAGTAGATATTTATCATCTAATTGGAAGCCCTCCGATCTTCCGCCTCAG GTATGGCTGGTTCTCGAAAGCTGCAGTTGAATTGGAAACAGCTCAAACATTGTCACATGCTAATCTCATCGAGCAAACTCTGAACACTAACCTAGCAAACGAGCAGAACTTTCAAACTGAGCACCTTTTTAGTTTCCATGACTGTCAGATTGCCTCAACAGGACAGAATAATGCTCATGTTCCCTCATCAACATGTGCTCCAAATGAAATGGTTGAACGTTGTGGTTCTGATGTTAATATTTCAAGATATTATAGTGAAGCTGTAGATATGTCACTGCCCAGAAGAGATGCTGGAGCTTCGGCAGTTACCAGACAAGTTGAAAAAATG AAGGGCGTGACTTTGTCATCTGGGGAGTGGGCCGATAGCCTTACTAACATTAGTGTGGGAGATCTGCTTTCTGAGTCAGCACAGAACATGGACATCAACTGCTCAGATTTTCCCGTGCCTGTCAACTCTGACTGTCATTCACAGATCCCATTCAGTTGTGACTCTTTTGATGCTGCAGTTGCTGCTCACATTTACAAACATCAAAACAAAGTAGATTTCCAGCATAGAGTGCAATCTCACGTGCCTTCCATTTGGGAAGCTGAAGAAACATGTGATGCCTTTGCATTCCAAACGAATGGCCCTTTACGTGACGATAGCCATGGTGCATCAAAGAACGATTCCCCAGAAGCGTGTGTACAAGCTACTAAAGGAAATCTTGTTACTTACAAGGAAGTTGAG GAACTGCCTGAAGTGGAAAAATTAACCAGTACTAATCCTGATTGTGGAGACCTGATAGGTAACTGTGGGCCCAGTTATAATTCAGAGAATGGTACAAAGGATATCGGTGGGATCACTGATATATATTGG CCTGACTCTTTAGGACCGTTAGATTTGGACATACCAACCTGTAGATACCATAGCGATGATCTAATTTTTAGCGATAGCCTTGGTGGTTTGAACCGTCTTGTGGCCAACAGTTTGGATGTGTTTCAAAGTTGCTCATTATTTGGATTGGACAAGAAAGAACCGGCACCTACTGCTGAAACTCGTCAAAATGCTACCGTTTCAGATTTCAAAATCGGCAATGAAGTTTAA